In a genomic window of Dermochelys coriacea isolate rDerCor1 chromosome 11, rDerCor1.pri.v4, whole genome shotgun sequence:
- the SPEGNB gene encoding SPEG neighbor protein produces the protein MSKPAPKKALAQPPPGCTLDINDPQVQNAAIRIQASYRGHRSRKELKEKGPPRVLQELKDVVLIEGSAARLECRISAFPDPFIRWSKDGKELKDGPKYRYIFEDPNIVALVVRDGELADLGRYTIAVKNTFGECFDSARILVEVPAKIEKGPESTKVKKGATVTLMAHISGEPAPDVGWAKDGEDIEEDDRVFYDIGSNSTTLTIKRVAASDAGKYEVFVENSLGTDESFARLDVL, from the exons ATGTCGAAACCAGCCCCCAAGAAGGCGCTGGCCCAGCCGCCCCCCGGCTGCACCCTGGACATTAATGACCCGCAGGTGCAGAACGCGGCCATCCGCATCCAGGCCTCCTACCGGGGACACAG GTCCCGCAAGGAGCTGAAGGAGAAGGGCCCCCCGCGGGTGCTGCAGGAGCTGAAGGACGTGGTGCTGATCGAGGGCAGCGCCGCCCGGCTGGAGTGCCGGATCAGCGCCTTCCCCGACCCCTTCATCCGCTGGTCCAAGGACGGGAAGGAGCTGAAGGATGGGCCCAAGTACCGCTACATCTTTGAGGACCCCAACATCGTGGCGCTGGTGGTGCGGGATGGCGAGCTGGCCGACCTGGGCCGCTACACCATCGCCGTGAAGAACACCTTCGGGGAGTGCTTCGACTCCGCCCGCATCCTGGTGGAAG tccctgccaaGATTGAGAAGGGGCCGGAGAGCACCAAGGTGAAGAAAGGCGCCACGGTCACCCTGATGGCGCACATCAGCGGCGAGCCGGCACCCGACGTGGGCTGGGCCAAGGATGGGGAGGACATTGAGGAGGACGACAG GGTATTCTACGACATCGGCAGCAACTCAACCACTCTCACCATCAAGCGGGTGGCCGCGAGCGACGCCGGAAAGTACGAGGTCTTCGTGGAGAACAGCCTGGGCACAGACGAGTCCTTCGCCCGCCTGGACGTGCTCTGA